A section of the Ignavibacteriales bacterium genome encodes:
- a CDS encoding T9SS type A sorting domain-containing protein: protein MKRLLLGLIVIVSMFSAEKVTNAQSFSFERVGPELEMIPYIKDSLQTVIRSAIVRNNTSNTIHMRFYRVQNNIPASWQTQMCYDLCYAYFVDTIAPPPLPPYDLGPNQVDTMFYIDFSGEEEGVGTGVVRMYNTDNPSEFVEQTFKLQIGDGVGIHQISSNVEEFRLDQNYPNPFNPSTKIRFSIPKNDFVNLKVYDILGNEVADLVDNQQLNTGAYEYEFNTATLNLSSGVYYYKLTTSQFTQVRKMMLVK from the coding sequence ATGAAGAGACTTTTACTGGGTTTAATTGTAATAGTGAGTATGTTTTCTGCTGAAAAGGTAACGAATGCACAAAGTTTTTCTTTTGAAAGAGTAGGACCTGAATTGGAAATGATCCCATATATAAAGGATTCCCTGCAAACGGTGATCCGCTCCGCAATAGTCCGTAATAATACCAGCAATACTATCCATATGAGGTTTTACAGGGTACAGAATAATATTCCTGCTTCCTGGCAAACCCAAATGTGTTACGATCTTTGCTACGCTTATTTCGTAGATACTATTGCTCCTCCTCCTTTACCTCCTTATGACCTCGGTCCTAATCAGGTAGATACAATGTTCTATATAGATTTTTCCGGCGAGGAGGAAGGTGTCGGTACAGGCGTTGTGAGAATGTATAATACCGATAATCCGTCTGAGTTCGTTGAGCAGACATTTAAATTACAGATTGGTGACGGTGTTGGCATCCATCAGATTTCATCCAATGTTGAAGAGTTTAGACTCGATCAAAATTATCCTAATCCGTTCAATCCATCGACAAAGATAAGATTTTCCATACCTAAGAATGATTTCGTTAATCTGAAAGTTTACGATATACTCGGTAATGAAGTAGCTGACCTGGTCGACAACCAGCAGCTCAATACCGGCGCTTATGAATATGAATTTAATACCGCCACCCTGAACTTATCATCCGGCGTGTATTACTACAAACTTACCACGTCGCAGTTCACCCAGGTAAGAAAAATGATGCTCGTAAAATAA
- a CDS encoding DUF4190 domain-containing protein — MKNITRFYRQDSGPGAPPPPPPPPSDFSAPPPPPPPSGGSTGSSGESASTNAIIALVLGIAAYVCLGIFAAIPAWIVGKKEIKAIEEGRSPQAGLTMAKIGMWLGIVNVILSVLFLLVYLLIIVASLLSN, encoded by the coding sequence ATGAAAAACATTACAAGGTTTTACAGGCAGGATTCCGGACCGGGCGCGCCTCCTCCTCCTCCGCCTCCTCCATCAGATTTTAGCGCACCTCCTCCGCCACCGCCTCCATCTGGGGGTTCAACAGGAAGCAGTGGAGAAAGCGCAAGTACTAATGCAATAATCGCATTGGTATTGGGTATTGCGGCATACGTTTGTCTCGGTATTTTTGCGGCTATCCCAGCATGGATAGTAGGTAAAAAAGAAATAAAGGCAATCGAGGAAGGCCGTTCACCTCAAGCAGGATTGACCATGGCAAAGATCGGAATGTGGCTTGGAATAGTAAACGTAATACTTTCCGTACTGTTCCTTCTGGTTTATTTACTGATAATTGTGGCATCACTTTTAAGCAACTAG
- a CDS encoding ABC transporter permease translates to MDFIINRISNFFNDMGSFGILLVGMFKSLPRVFKDRMLIIEQMVSIGVNSFVLVSIIGLFTGAVSAWQAAYQMAGLVSNNYLGSATSKAIIIELGPVLAAIVLAGRVGASIAAELGTMKVTEQIDALEAMAINPIRYLAMPRVIATTVMLPILVIYAVTIAITGSFVVSTLFLDVSPNVFMNGFKGSFQIRDFNTAMIKAFWFGLAISSIGCFVGFETRGGAQGVGLSTIKSFVICAASILILDYILWNLLVG, encoded by the coding sequence ATGGATTTCATTATAAATAGAATAAGCAATTTCTTTAACGATATGGGAAGCTTTGGCATACTACTGGTCGGTATGTTCAAAAGTCTTCCGCGAGTATTCAAAGACAGGATGCTCATAATAGAGCAGATGGTCAGTATCGGCGTTAATTCGTTCGTACTTGTTTCTATAATCGGTCTTTTCACCGGGGCAGTGTCAGCGTGGCAAGCGGCTTACCAGATGGCAGGACTGGTATCGAACAACTATCTTGGTTCAGCAACTTCAAAGGCAATCATCATCGAGCTGGGACCGGTACTCGCGGCTATAGTTCTTGCCGGCAGGGTAGGAGCCTCGATCGCGGCGGAGCTTGGCACAATGAAAGTAACCGAGCAGATAGACGCTCTGGAAGCTATGGCAATAAACCCTATACGTTACCTTGCAATGCCGAGAGTAATAGCGACAACCGTGATGCTTCCAATACTCGTGATATATGCCGTCACAATTGCTATAACGGGTTCATTTGTAGTAAGCACGTTGTTTCTGGACGTGTCGCCAAATGTATTTATGAACGGGTTTAAAGGGTCGTTCCAGATACGTGATTTCAATACGGCGATGATAAAAGCATTCTGGTTCGGGCTGGCAATTTCATCCATAGGCTGTTTCGTAGGTTTTGAAACAAGAGGAGGCGCGCAGGGAGTGGGACTTTCCACGATCAAATCATTCGTTATCTGCGCCGCCAGTATTCTAATACTCGATTACATTTTGTGGAATTTATTGGTAGGATAA
- a CDS encoding T9SS type A sorting domain-containing protein — MKRLLITLIGVLLLTSTISFASESGEPSDAKNVIENFYAKIKLDRVRLYWVINNPEDLKEIRLQTKKSGEANYTDLDAIKFGDFIEKETKDSVSEYVYSYRHKVKENGVYFYKITLINNEGQEIGNEEIKLGISSIPDFELLQNNPNPFNPSTIISYKIFTAGHVSLKVYNLTGKQIAVLVDQTQNPGTYSIEFNTGNFPELSSGIYFYKLQTSYSSDIKKMIFAK; from the coding sequence ATGAAGAGGTTACTTATAACACTAATAGGGGTTTTACTACTCACTTCAACGATTTCGTTTGCGAGCGAAAGCGGTGAGCCGTCCGATGCGAAAAACGTCATAGAGAACTTCTATGCGAAGATCAAATTGGACAGGGTAAGGCTTTATTGGGTTATAAATAATCCGGAAGACCTAAAAGAGATCAGATTACAAACCAAGAAATCAGGCGAAGCAAATTACACCGACCTGGACGCAATCAAATTCGGCGACTTCATAGAAAAAGAGACAAAAGATTCCGTTTCCGAGTATGTGTATTCATACAGGCACAAAGTAAAGGAAAACGGAGTTTACTTTTATAAGATCACACTCATAAACAACGAAGGGCAGGAAATAGGAAACGAAGAAATCAAATTAGGAATCTCGAGCATACCGGATTTCGAGCTTTTGCAAAACAATCCAAACCCTTTCAATCCTTCAACGATAATTTCATACAAGATATTTACGGCAGGTCATGTATCATTAAAGGTATATAACCTTACGGGAAAGCAGATAGCGGTACTTGTCGATCAGACACAGAACCCGGGTACATATTCAATAGAATTTAATACAGGAAACTTTCCTGAGCTATCCAGCGGGATATATTTTTACAAACTGCAGACAAGTTATTCTTCAGACATTAAAAAAATGATCTTTGCAAAGTAA
- the dut gene encoding dUTP diphosphatase has protein sequence MKVNIKKYNPEIDSSLPEYKTLGSAGMDLSSASKETLTIKPGKWVLVPTNVIVELPEGYEGQVRPRSGLALKFGVTVLNSPGTVDSDYRGEVGVVLINHGENDFEVKFGDRIAQLVVAKYEHCQINETDSLSDSERGEGGYGSTGV, from the coding sequence ATGAAAGTAAACATAAAGAAATATAATCCCGAAATAGATTCATCTCTGCCGGAATATAAAACTCTGGGTTCAGCAGGAATGGACCTTTCCTCGGCATCAAAAGAAACATTAACCATCAAACCCGGAAAATGGGTATTAGTACCGACGAACGTTATAGTTGAGCTTCCCGAAGGATATGAGGGACAGGTGAGACCAAGGAGCGGTCTTGCGCTGAAGTTTGGTGTTACGGTTCTCAACTCCCCAGGTACTGTAGATTCGGATTACAGGGGTGAAGTGGGAGTAGTGCTTATAAATCACGGCGAGAATGATTTTGAAGTGAAGTTTGGGGACAGGATCGCCCAGCTGGTAGTTGCAAAATACGAACACTGCCAGATAAACGAGACGGATTCGCTCAGCGATTCGGAGCGCGGTGAAGGCGGTTACGGAAGCACAGGAGTATAG
- the rsmI gene encoding 16S rRNA (cytidine(1402)-2'-O)-methyltransferase, translated as MKAVTEAQEYSVDDVRLYIVSTPIGNYADMTIRALKTLEKVDCVICEEYKEVTRLLKFFGIEKDLISLNEHNEKKETDEIIKEILEGKSFALVSDCGTPAFEDPGNLLIQRCIEYGIKFEFIPGANSLLAGIVLSGFDISRFYYIGFLSPKGDERKRQLSNLQKLDRVFAILDAPYRLTALLKDLEIYFPERRIFVGFDLTMENERHFRGTPGEILGEIGDEKIKGEFVVIVDKNHK; from the coding sequence GTGAAGGCGGTTACGGAAGCACAGGAGTATAGCGTGGACGATGTGAGACTATATATAGTTTCCACTCCAATAGGAAATTACGCCGACATGACCATCAGGGCGCTGAAGACATTAGAAAAAGTGGACTGTGTGATATGCGAAGAGTATAAGGAAGTAACGCGTCTGCTAAAATTCTTCGGTATCGAAAAAGATCTCATTAGTCTGAACGAGCACAACGAAAAAAAAGAAACTGACGAGATCATCAAGGAGATATTGGAAGGAAAGAGTTTTGCTCTCGTGTCGGATTGCGGGACACCTGCATTCGAAGATCCGGGTAACCTGCTCATTCAGAGGTGTATTGAGTACGGTATTAAGTTCGAGTTCATTCCCGGAGCAAATTCCCTTCTTGCAGGAATAGTATTATCGGGTTTTGACATAAGCAGGTTTTATTACATAGGATTTCTCTCCCCTAAAGGTGACGAAAGGAAAAGACAGCTTTCGAACCTTCAAAAACTGGACAGGGTTTTCGCAATCCTGGACGCTCCATACAGATTGACGGCATTATTGAAGGATCTGGAAATATATTTCCCTGAGAGGAGAATTTTCGTCGGATTCGACCTTACAATGGAAAATGAGAGGCATTTCAGGGGTACTCCGGGGGAAATTTTAGGTGAGATCGGGGATGAAAAGATTAAGGGAGAATTCGTGGTTATAGTGGATAAAAACCATAAATAA
- a CDS encoding TatD family hydrolase, with protein sequence MIIDTHAHLFYDNMQLNFDEMLARAKDAGISAIIVPAVDLKTSQASIQLAEKYDIIYTLVGIHPGDAAKSDLKDLEEIEKLCSHEKVVGIGETGLDYYWDTSNVDIQKEFFKLQIQLAREKELPIIIHTRESCSDAIAMIKENYDENLSGQFHCFGGMPVEAEEILSMDSRDNFYISFCGNVTYKNFKETDTIKAVPIERMLSETDSPFLTPVPNRGKTNEPSNVIYTIEKLAEIKNTEKDKLIEQLYNNARKLFKKIS encoded by the coding sequence ATGATAATAGACACACATGCTCACTTATTCTATGATAATATGCAACTTAACTTCGATGAGATGCTTGCCAGAGCAAAAGATGCGGGAATTTCAGCGATTATAGTGCCTGCAGTGGACCTAAAAACCTCTCAAGCGAGCATACAACTAGCTGAAAAATATGATATTATATATACTTTAGTGGGTATTCACCCGGGAGATGCAGCAAAATCAGATCTAAAAGACCTCGAAGAGATAGAAAAACTATGCTCCCACGAGAAAGTAGTAGGAATCGGTGAAACGGGGTTAGATTATTACTGGGATACGTCGAATGTGGATATTCAGAAGGAATTTTTTAAACTCCAGATACAGCTTGCCAGGGAAAAGGAACTACCCATAATCATACACACGAGAGAGTCATGCAGTGACGCGATAGCGATGATAAAGGAGAATTACGATGAAAATCTCTCAGGACAGTTTCATTGTTTCGGAGGCATGCCTGTTGAAGCAGAAGAAATTCTATCAATGGATTCAAGGGATAATTTTTATATTTCGTTCTGCGGGAATGTAACTTATAAGAATTTTAAAGAGACGGATACTATCAAAGCAGTGCCGATCGAAAGAATGCTGTCCGAAACAGATTCCCCTTTTCTAACTCCAGTACCTAACCGCGGGAAAACCAATGAGCCATCAAACGTTATTTACACAATCGAAAAATTAGCAGAGATAAAGAATACTGAAAAAGATAAACTGATAGAGCAATTATACAATAATGCCCGGAAGTTATTCAAAAAGATCAGCTGA
- a CDS encoding tetratricopeptide repeat protein — protein MREEQKNIIDKSREYFYKGYLCQMRGDYDKAIQNYEKSIDVYPTAEAFTFLGWTYSFKGDLERAISECKNAIDIDPDYGNPYNDIGAYLLQQGQVDEAITWFELAINSKRYENVEFAHLNLAKALEMKGLWFEALDEYKMAIGKAPDYTEAKVHLNRLQGNLN, from the coding sequence ATGCGCGAAGAACAGAAAAATATAATCGATAAGTCCCGGGAGTATTTCTACAAAGGGTACTTATGCCAGATGCGAGGGGATTATGATAAGGCTATTCAAAATTATGAAAAGTCTATAGACGTCTATCCGACGGCAGAAGCCTTTACGTTTCTTGGCTGGACATACAGTTTCAAAGGTGATCTTGAAAGGGCAATTTCTGAATGTAAGAATGCCATAGATATTGACCCTGATTACGGAAATCCGTATAATGATATAGGTGCATATTTATTACAGCAGGGACAGGTTGATGAAGCGATTACGTGGTTCGAGCTTGCAATTAATTCAAAGCGTTATGAAAATGTTGAGTTTGCGCATTTGAATCTTGCTAAAGCGCTCGAAATGAAAGGGCTCTGGTTTGAAGCCCTGGATGAGTACAAGATGGCTATTGGAAAAGCGCCGGATTATACCGAAGCAAAAGTTCATCTTAACAGATTACAAGGAAACTTAAATTAG
- a CDS encoding phosphoribosylformylglycinamidine cyclo-ligase produces the protein MKKLSYTSAGVNISKGDAFVDKIKPLVKGTFSKNVLSGIGNFGAFYKPDFKRFKKPVFVSSIDGVGTKLKIAIQLKKYDTVGEDLVNHCVNDIAVCGAIPIFFLDYYATGKLEVNASVDIMRGLVRGCKRNNCSLIGGETAEMPGLYEGKDFDLAGAIVGIVDQDKIVNSKNVKKGDVVIGIASDGLHTNGYSLVRKIFDTPKELNAPVPELKMSAGKYFLKTHKSYLNTIQGLLSRFKINSIAHITGGGLEGNTRRVVPKTRKLVIDWSAWNVPPIYYLLMKKGNVDLKDMRRTFNMGIGLSVVVDPKTADKVMEYLKSIKEKSFVIGHIE, from the coding sequence ATGAAGAAGCTATCTTATACCTCTGCAGGGGTCAATATTTCAAAAGGCGATGCCTTTGTAGATAAGATCAAACCCCTGGTCAAAGGAACCTTCTCCAAAAACGTATTAAGCGGTATCGGCAATTTCGGGGCATTTTATAAACCGGATTTTAAGCGGTTTAAAAAGCCCGTATTTGTATCGAGTATCGATGGAGTAGGGACTAAGCTCAAAATAGCCATACAGCTCAAAAAGTACGATACAGTTGGCGAAGATCTCGTTAATCACTGCGTAAATGACATTGCAGTGTGCGGTGCGATACCGATATTCTTTCTTGATTATTATGCAACAGGAAAGCTGGAAGTAAACGCTTCAGTAGATATAATGAGAGGTCTGGTCAGAGGATGTAAGAGGAACAATTGTTCATTGATCGGCGGAGAGACGGCTGAAATGCCGGGGCTTTATGAGGGAAAAGATTTCGACCTAGCGGGAGCAATAGTTGGAATAGTAGATCAGGATAAGATCGTAAATTCAAAGAACGTGAAGAAGGGTGACGTTGTGATAGGTATTGCATCGGACGGACTTCACACTAACGGTTACTCGCTTGTAAGGAAGATATTCGATACACCAAAGGAACTAAACGCGCCCGTTCCCGAACTCAAGATGTCAGCAGGAAAGTATTTTTTAAAGACACATAAGTCTTACCTGAATACGATACAGGGACTTTTGAGCAGGTTCAAAATCAATTCGATAGCTCATATAACCGGCGGAGGTTTGGAAGGAAATACAAGGCGTGTTGTTCCAAAGACCAGGAAGCTGGTAATAGACTGGTCGGCATGGAATGTACCGCCGATATATTATCTTCTGATGAAGAAAGGTAATGTGGATCTGAAGGATATGAGAAGGACTTTCAATATGGGGATAGGATTGAGCGTGGTAGTCGATCCAAAGACAGCCGACAAGGTAATGGAGTATCTAAAATCAATAAAAGAAAAGAGTTTTGTAATCGGACATATAGAATAA
- the nuoI gene encoding NADH-quinone oxidoreductase subunit NuoI: MPEITNKDLTLLEKTYIPQIVKGLALTWRQMFKPKFTRQYPEERWDPPASFRGRPVLVQEDDGVERCVACGLCSRVCPALAIEVRAGETTGEKERYPELFEINMVRCIFCGFCEEVCPEEAIVMSDEYELVFSSQEEAVYGKDKLLMPKSKLKKRLDYLEQYK; the protein is encoded by the coding sequence ATGCCCGAAATAACAAATAAAGACCTCACCTTACTAGAAAAAACATATATCCCTCAGATCGTTAAGGGATTAGCGCTTACCTGGAGACAGATGTTTAAGCCGAAGTTTACGAGGCAGTACCCGGAGGAGCGGTGGGATCCACCCGCGTCGTTCCGGGGACGGCCTGTTCTTGTGCAGGAGGACGACGGCGTAGAGCGCTGTGTAGCTTGCGGGCTGTGCTCACGAGTGTGTCCAGCACTAGCTATAGAGGTGCGTGCAGGAGAGACTACAGGAGAGAAGGAGCGGTATCCGGAGCTATTTGAGATAAATATGGTGAGGTGTATATTTTGCGGATTTTGTGAGGAAGTGTGTCCGGAGGAAGCGATCGTGATGAGTGACGAGTACGAGTTGGTTTTCAGCTCACAGGAGGAAGCAGTTTACGGGAAAGACAAACTGTTGATGCCAAAGAGCAAGCTTAAAAAGAGATTGGATTATCTAGAGCAGTACAAATAA
- a CDS encoding DUF4190 domain-containing protein produces the protein MRKNPLYRQDYGSGGAPPPPPAPSAFNAPPPPPPAPSGGSSGESASSAAIVALVLGIAAWVCSLSLLAGIPAWIVGKKEIQAIDEGRSPQAGKVMAQIGMWLGIASTILAVLALIFFVIYFVFIVGLATLSSH, from the coding sequence ATGAGAAAAAATCCACTCTATAGGCAAGATTATGGGTCAGGGGGAGCTCCGCCACCGCCTCCGGCACCGTCTGCATTTAATGCACCACCGCCACCTCCACCGGCGCCATCAGGCGGAAGTTCGGGTGAGAGCGCGAGTTCGGCGGCAATTGTTGCGTTAGTACTGGGTATTGCGGCATGGGTTTGCAGTTTGAGTTTACTTGCGGGTATCCCCGCATGGATAGTGGGTAAGAAAGAAATACAGGCAATAGATGAAGGACGTTCACCGCAGGCAGGTAAAGTAATGGCTCAGATCGGAATGTGGCTTGGTATAGCATCAACAATCCTTGCTGTATTAGCATTAATATTCTTTGTGATATATTTCGTATTTATAGTTGGTCTGGCAACATTGAGCAGTCATTAA
- a CDS encoding dihydroorotase, whose translation MKLLIKNIKIVSPADRLNRTADIYIENGIIKEIGKVDKEGVEVINGKGLTCVPGLFDMHVHFREPGQTHKEDIKSGSESAMNGGFTGVTMMPNTSPAIDTPKVIKQVLKHGKNSLIDLTTTACITKNRAGHELANINSSHKAGAVAFTDDGSPVANPMLVRKSMEEISKIDSLFVQHAEDMILSDHGAMNEGKVSKKLGIKGIPTISETVVVARDLEIARFVKGTRYHLQHASCGDSIDIILNARADGVNATVEACPHHFILTDKACETYGTNAKMNPPLRTQKDVDRILKAFKEGQIDVICTDHAPHAESEKKRPFAKAPFGIIGLETSVALSYTFLVDKKIISFEEMIRKMSINPRKILKLSEIRIKKGQKANLTILDTNAKWVIDKSKFKTKSRNTPFDGWKVKCKPFAVINNDKVYYSDL comes from the coding sequence TTGAAATTACTAATTAAGAACATAAAGATAGTATCTCCGGCTGACAGACTTAACAGAACAGCCGATATTTACATAGAGAACGGTATAATAAAAGAGATCGGCAAGGTTGATAAAGAGGGTGTCGAAGTAATAAACGGGAAAGGCTTAACATGTGTACCGGGATTATTCGATATGCATGTCCATTTCCGCGAACCGGGGCAAACACATAAGGAAGATATTAAAAGCGGAAGCGAATCGGCAATGAACGGAGGATTTACCGGTGTTACAATGATGCCAAACACCAGCCCGGCAATTGATACCCCAAAAGTTATTAAACAAGTTTTAAAACACGGAAAGAATTCATTAATAGATTTGACTACGACTGCCTGCATAACAAAAAACAGAGCAGGTCATGAATTAGCAAATATTAATTCATCACACAAAGCCGGAGCGGTGGCGTTTACGGATGACGGAAGCCCTGTAGCCAACCCGATGCTTGTAAGAAAGTCAATGGAGGAGATATCCAAGATAGATTCCTTATTCGTACAGCATGCCGAGGACATGATATTATCCGATCACGGAGCGATGAATGAAGGAAAGGTTTCGAAAAAGCTCGGTATAAAGGGCATTCCTACTATAAGCGAGACGGTTGTAGTAGCACGCGACCTCGAAATAGCAAGATTTGTTAAAGGGACGCGCTATCATCTTCAGCACGCATCCTGCGGTGACAGCATCGATATAATATTAAACGCGAGAGCTGACGGGGTAAACGCTACGGTTGAAGCATGTCCACATCATTTTATATTAACGGATAAGGCATGTGAAACCTACGGAACGAATGCTAAGATGAACCCGCCTCTGAGGACACAAAAGGACGTGGACAGGATATTAAAAGCGTTTAAAGAGGGTCAAATCGACGTGATATGCACGGATCACGCTCCTCATGCAGAAAGTGAGAAAAAGAGACCATTTGCCAAGGCTCCATTTGGTATAATAGGGTTGGAAACGTCTGTGGCACTGTCATATACGTTCCTGGTAGATAAAAAGATCATATCGTTCGAGGAAATGATAAGAAAAATGTCTATAAATCCGAGAAAGATACTGAAACTGTCGGAAATAAGGATAAAAAAGGGTCAAAAGGCAAATCTGACAATATTGGATACCAATGCCAAATGGGTAATCGATAAAAGTAAGTTTAAGACTAAAAGCAGGAATACGCCATTCGACGGCTGGAAAGTGAAGTGTAAACCGTTCGCTGTGATCAATAATGATAAGGTTTACTATTCGGATTTATAG
- a CDS encoding HlyC/CorC family transporter has protein sequence MDDLKLLFTDLFFLFFFVFLNAFFVAAEFAIVKVRRTQLELLSANNKKATTSLKLISHLDEYLSATQLGITVASLGLGWIGKPVTSRILEPIFAMLDITNPQTIDSISITVGFIIITFLHIVLGELGPKSLAIRHPRSTTLFIAMPLNFFYKVLKPAIWALNGTANLILRMFGIKPISESERSHSEEELRLLISEGQKTGAIDSTEHQLIERIFEFNDKTADDIMIPRNEVTAVEVDDSKEKIIQVVLEQGYSRIPVYKDDMDNIVGIIYSKDLLTASEHKEMITIMDILRPAHFIPETKHIGEILKEFQKKRIHLAIVVNEHGEMVGLVTLEDIIEEIVGEIEDEYDVEAEKVTIDKKGIFLVNPDIEIDVFNQRFNTDIPDDTEEYNTLSGFLQTVTGHVPEVFERIDYKGLIFTVMKKTGNKLLQVKIQRV, from the coding sequence ATGGACGACTTAAAATTATTATTCACCGATCTATTTTTTCTTTTCTTCTTCGTCTTTTTAAACGCTTTCTTTGTGGCGGCTGAATTTGCCATAGTAAAAGTCAGGAGAACACAGCTGGAGCTATTGTCAGCCAACAATAAAAAAGCCACCACATCGCTTAAGCTCATATCGCACCTGGATGAATACCTCTCAGCAACTCAGCTGGGTATTACGGTAGCTTCACTGGGATTAGGCTGGATAGGTAAACCGGTTACATCCCGTATACTGGAGCCTATATTTGCGATGCTGGACATTACGAACCCGCAAACGATAGATTCAATATCAATCACGGTTGGTTTCATAATTATAACCTTTCTGCATATAGTACTGGGAGAGCTTGGTCCTAAATCTCTTGCTATAAGACATCCCAGATCAACAACGCTATTTATTGCCATGCCCTTAAATTTCTTTTACAAGGTTTTAAAACCTGCTATATGGGCATTGAACGGCACAGCAAACCTTATACTGCGTATGTTCGGGATAAAACCTATTTCAGAATCGGAAAGGTCACACTCGGAAGAAGAATTAAGATTGCTTATTTCAGAGGGTCAGAAGACGGGTGCTATAGATTCGACGGAGCATCAGCTTATAGAGAGGATATTCGAGTTTAACGATAAGACGGCAGACGACATTATGATACCCCGAAATGAGGTTACTGCCGTAGAGGTGGATGATTCAAAGGAAAAAATAATACAGGTGGTGCTAGAGCAGGGATATTCACGAATACCTGTTTATAAGGATGACATGGATAATATTGTAGGTATAATATATTCGAAAGACCTGCTGACGGCTTCCGAGCATAAAGAGATGATAACGATAATGGACATACTTCGCCCGGCTCATTTCATTCCGGAAACCAAACACATCGGCGAGATACTCAAAGAGTTTCAAAAGAAAAGGATACACCTCGCGATCGTAGTCAATGAACACGGTGAAATGGTGGGACTTGTAACACTTGAAGACATCATCGAAGAAATAGTGGGTGAGATAGAGGATGAGTATGACGTCGAAGCGGAAAAAGTTACGATAGACAAGAAGGGAATATTCCTTGTTAATCCGGATATTGAAATTGACGTTTTTAATCAAAGATTTAATACTGATATTCCCGATGACACGGAAGAATACAATACACTTAGCGGATTTTTGCAGACGGTAACGGGACACGTGCCGGAGGTTTTCGAGAGGATAGATTATAAGGGATTAATATTTACCGTTATGAAAAAGACGGGCAACAAGTTACTACAGGTTAAAATACAAAGGGTCTGA
- a CDS encoding aspartate carbamoyltransferase catalytic subunit, producing MSFPKHITGLKDLDKDVIKLILDEASEYKETVSDKSQNVKEILSGRSVINLFFENSTRTRVSFELAEKLLGMKAVNFTSGISSLSKGESDVDTIRNLDAMKFDCVVVRHSENGFYQKVVDNSSACVINGGDGTNEHPTQGLLDMLTLREIFGKLEGIKVCIVGDISHSRVARSDIYGLNKFGANVSICAPGAYIPGDVDDLGVTIIDSIDDAIKNTDALVLLRIQQERGAGEQITNEEFHDKYGMNEKRLALNPDIKILHPGPWNTGVELDQYVVDSENFYGYKQVTNGLAVRLAILKLLLAR from the coding sequence TTGAGCTTTCCGAAACATATCACGGGATTAAAAGACCTGGACAAGGACGTTATCAAATTAATTCTCGATGAAGCGTCCGAATACAAGGAAACAGTATCCGATAAAAGTCAGAACGTAAAAGAGATCCTATCCGGCAGATCCGTTATTAACCTGTTTTTTGAAAATTCAACACGGACACGAGTATCATTCGAGCTAGCAGAGAAATTACTCGGGATGAAAGCAGTTAATTTCACATCAGGAATCTCCTCGCTTTCAAAAGGGGAATCAGATGTAGATACCATACGCAATCTCGACGCAATGAAATTTGACTGTGTAGTTGTAAGGCATAGTGAAAACGGGTTCTATCAAAAAGTGGTCGATAACTCCTCAGCGTGTGTTATAAACGGAGGAGACGGAACAAATGAACACCCGACGCAGGGTCTTCTGGATATGCTAACGCTTAGAGAAATATTCGGAAAGCTAGAGGGAATAAAAGTTTGTATTGTAGGTGATATATCACACAGCAGGGTTGCAAGGTCAGACATATACGGACTAAACAAATTCGGCGCGAACGTATCAATATGCGCTCCCGGCGCTTACATACCGGGAGACGTGGATGACCTAGGTGTAACAATAATAGATTCCATAGACGATGCGATCAAAAATACAGACGCGCTTGTGCTTCTGCGCATACAGCAAGAGAGAGGCGCGGGCGAACAGATCACAAACGAAGAGTTTCACGATAAATACGGCATGAATGAAAAAAGATTAGCACTTAACCCCGATATTAAGATACTTCACCCAGGACCGTGGAATACAGGAGTGGAGCTGGATCAATACGTAGTCGATTCGGAAAATTTTTACGGATATAAGCAGGTTACTAACGGACTTGCAGTCAGACTGGCTATTTTAAAATTATTACTGGCGCGTTGA